The window TGCAATGTTATTTAGACAGTTTAAACGTGTGAACCATGCGGTTTAGTGTTCCACTTACTTGAAACCAGCCGCCATGATGTTTAGAAAGCACCACGTGAAAACACAAGTGACGTCAGGCACCGTTCACGCCGAACGCTTTGTTATTTCCGTCCGCGCTGTATGTAAACATAGACGTCCTGTCAGGTTCAAACGAACTTCCACCGTTAAAATCACTAGACActtgcgttctgttctattcatttCGCGTGAACAGCCTGTCATGTAAGATGAGTCGGCCGTCCTCCGTTCCAGCAGAGGGCGCTACCTCCGTTTCAGAGTGAAGCGTCTTGCGGTGCAGCGCTCTCTTCGCCCGGTGTGATGATGTGGTTTGTGACTGCGACTTCCGCATAGGTGTTGCTCTGTGACTGGAAGTAAAGTTCAACAATGGAGATTTAACTGTTTATTCTGAAATTTAGCACGACACTCATTCATATCTGTTCCGCCTCATGAACACGTTGGAAGGCTCATATTTAAGGCTTTTCTGCATGTAACAGCAGGACAGTTAGTCATACATTGGTGACAGCTTCTCTGCAGTGCTGTGTTGACTGGGGTATGGAGGATGGATTGCTGTTTATGTGAAATATTGCAGTGTTTGCTGATACTGGCGCTGATCGCCTTACTTTTGGTAAATGTATATCTTATTTATATAGACTGTTAGTTTCTTTCGTATGATTGCTTTTATTAAGTGAAGTTTTATGTCTGTTTTCGAATTGTTTTAATTAGTTACTCAGTGccacactattattattatttctaaaaggaatagtttacaaaaattctcattcactcaccctcatgccatcccagatgtgtatgactttctttcttctgcagaacacaaaggtttttagaagaatatctcagctttgttaatccatacaatgcaagtgaatggtgtccagaactttgaagcaccagaaagcacataaagagagcataaaagtattccatacgactccggtggttaaattcatatcttcaaaagctaaatgataggtgtgggtgagaaacagatcaatatttaagtccttttttactataaatctacactttcaccagccctcctaaGTGCGTTGATGAGAGGACCAAGTTCTTTTTTAGTGATTCacgttcttcgtgcatatcaccacctactgggcagggagaaagaAGGGATTgataaagcaaaggaaaataataaataattatttgaacAACAgctagtaggtggtgatatgcaagaagaatggatttggcaaaaaacagaagaagagttctcgtgaacgtgcataggagggctgtttgaaagtagatttatagtaaaaaaaaaaaaaaagacttgactattgatctgtttctcacccacacctataattttGCATCTGAAGAAAtgaatttaacaactggagtcttatgaattacttttatgctgactttatgtgctttttggagcttcacttacattgaatggaccaacagagctgagatattcttaaaatcttcatttgtgttcagtaaaagaaagaaagtcatacacatctgggatggcatgaaggtgagtatttgagagaattttcatttttgggtgaactattccttcaagcatTTTCTAAATTTATTTCCAGTTTTGATATACTATGAATTGTTATTATAATAATGTGGTCTGTTAGCTTCACGCATTCCAGCTAAACAGGTCAGTGGCTCCTTCATTCCTTTGCTCTCGTCTGCAGGTTGTTGTGATTGCTCATGTCAGTGCTAAGATGGTAGATCAGACTCGCCATGAGAAGGAGAAATACTTCAATACTGCAGAGGGCAAGAAGGAGTCTTTCCCCAGTCTGTTGGAGCCTCACTCACTGGAGCTGTCTGTAGTGGTCCCGTCATACAATGAGGAACTCAGATGTGAGTTGTTTTGATAGGCGTTCACATCACAGTTTTATGCACTTGATACGAAATGATGTGTGGCAAATTAAACAATGCCACATATTTTTTAGCAGTTAGCAATAACTAAAAGGATGCCATAACTTATGGCAGATTTAAAACTTATgttattcaaataaaatgtataataatttgaTAGTTCCCTGTTATTAAAGCTACAAATCTGATTTGAATTTCATAGCTACTCTCAAGCATTTGATTCTCTACTGTTCCACTTTGAGTGCTGTCAAAATTGTTGTCAAATCAACCTAAATGTTACCATGTGTAGTATCAAAATAGTATTTGTTCATAAACAGCATGTTTTTCCAGCTGTTCTTCCGTTCTACAGTAGTTAAATTATGTTCTTTATtgatattaattgtatttttaattttttgttttgttgatttatttattttttttctccccttttttccccaatttggaatgcccaattcccaatgcgctctaagtcctcgtggtggcgtagtgacttgcctcaatccgggtggcggagggcgaaactcagttgcctccttgtctgagaccgtcaatccgcacatcttatcacatggcttgttgagagcgttaccacggagatatagcgcgtgtggaggcttcacgctattctccgcggcatccacgcacaactcgccacacgccccaccgagagcaaaccacattatagtgacaacgaggaggttaccccatgtgactctaccctccctagcaaccaggccaatttggttgattaggaaacctggctggagtcactcagcacgccctgaattcgaactcgcgactccaggggtggtagtcagcgtctttactcgctgagctacccaggccccccctttattgatattaatttaaaatattaataataattatgttcggagcctgggtagcttagtgagtattgacgctgactaccgcccctggagtcgcgagttcgaatccagggcgtgctgagtgactccaaattggcccggttgctagggagggtagagtcacatggggtaacctcctcgtggtcgcgattagtggttctcactctcagtggggcacgtggtaagttgtgcgtggatcgcagagagtagcatgattctccacatgctgggagtctccacagtgtcatgcacaacgagccacgtgataagatgcgtggattgactgtctcggaagcggaggcaactgagacttgtcctccgccacttggattgaggtgagtatccgcaccaccacgaggacctactaattagtgggaattgggcattccaaattggggagaaaaggggataaaaaaaataaaaataataataattatgttctTTATTGCTTTAGTATAGTCAGATTATTCATTTAGGATTCAGGTTACCACCCTCTCTAAATCCATATGGCTCAAAGATCACTCATCTGCTCTTGACAATAGGAGGATTTATGTTTGTCATGTACTGTAAATCTCTGTCTTATCATAGTACCTGTCATGATGGATGAAGCCATGGAATACCTGGAGAAAAGACAGGTGCAACATTTGCTTATGATTTcctaacattttattgtaaagtaGTGTTATAAATTGTTTGgttaaattctgttttgtttagtttttttttttttatgttaaaaaaaacaacatttgatttatGATAGGATTCTTGCATATCTTAGAAAACTTGAATTGGGGTGGAAAGCATGGGATATCACATTagcagtgtgctttttttttcacCACAAGATGGCAGTGCGTTTACTAAAGTCTGAATGTCTAACCAGGCTAATATGTTCTTCTGCTGCCTTTTCAGAAGAAGAATCCATCATTCACATATGAAGTCATTGTAGTAGATGATGGCAGCGAAGACAGTACTACAGAGGTAATGTGCTTTATTTTACCTTAAACTTGAACTTTTAGAAGATAATTACAATGTAAGTTTGCCAAACTGAATACTTTCTATACTGAGAATGAGTACTAAGGACAGATTTTGCATCCTCAGGTTGCCTTGAGATACACAAAGAAGTATGGAGCACAAAAAGTGAGAGTGTTGACGCTGGTGAAAAACCGTGGAAAAGGTGGTGCAGTgagaatggtaaaaaaaatatataaaataaaataacagcttatTATTCTTGTGCGTTATACAAAAACAAAGTTATCCACATGCCACGCGTTCCGTGACATTTCTAAAATGAAAACCTTTTTGTTCAAGACTTAACAATAATGAAATACTGTATCCACTCAGTTAGGAAATGAATCGATTATATGGCTTTAGTTTACACCTGATGTAGGTTAAACATACTCAATCTCAGCTAAGAGTCTAGTAAGGGCACACATATAGATTTTCTTACTGTCATTGTCTCTTCTCAGGGAACTCTAAGTTGTCGTGGGCGGCTCATTCTTATGGCTGATGCAGACGGAGCCACTAAATTTGCTGACATTGAAAAGGTGGAAGCTGGCCTTCAGAGCATCAGCCCCAAGCCTGTGAGACACCACTTTTTGTAGACCAAAATAAACAAGAAGCATATTGCAATTCTCAGAGTAGAATGAAATATCAAAATACATTGCTGTTTGTAGCTTAGCCAGTAGATGTGATCAAATTACAGTATGCCAAAGCCAACAGGCCTCTATTTGCCAAAAGATCTCAGTGAATCTGAAAATGTTGTACTCATGTGTGCACACAGGAAAACATGGCGATCTCCTGCGGGTCCAGAGCTCACCTGGAAAAAGAATCAGTGGCTCAGGTAAACGGTGTTTCTCAGAATTAACATTCTACTtaccaaatacataaatgaacagacattaaatattgatttgagttgcaaTTAATACACAAAGCAAAGCAGTCTCATATACTGAataggtttattttgcaatatgactggctgactgtacagtaTCTTGCTTTTAATATGTATACCTACCGAGTAAGTAAAAGCAGATGAAATGGGCctattgatttgagttgacatTATTTGATTATGTTATAAGAAAGAGACTTTAGTGGACTAATACAAGAGATGGTTGCCTGGGAAAAGAGTCAATTATACAGTTATACACacatatttgactgcagaatgctgcaactgaccaatcagaatcaagtattccagaggaCCATTTATGGTACTAAGCacttttgttcttctgttgtCTCTTGTAACAGCGATCAATGTTCCGAACATTCCTGATGTATGGATTCCACTTCCTGGTGTGGTTCTTTTGTGTGAGGGGGATTAAAGACACACAATGTGGGTTTAAGCTCTTCACTCGTGAAGCAGCCTTGAAAACCTTCTCCAGCCTGCATGTGGAACGTTGGTAAGAAGGCTTCAGTTTCAGTTAGAGCACCCAACGTCACATTCTGAAAATTCTGTTAACATATTTATGAGGAATGTCTGATTGTATCTCTGTTTTATATCTTTGTAGGGCATTTGATGTGGAACTTCTGTTTATTGCTCAGTGTTTCAAAATCCCTATAGCAGAAGTGGCTGTTAACTGGATGGAGATTGAAGGTTTGTGAGATAAATTGACTAGTGATAGACAGATATATCAGCCAGGCTGATTAATCgcctgatatttggccattttgtgattatcggcttaacagaagtgttaacttttcCTTGTGTCAGTTACAAAATCTaccaatgtacagtatttatcGATGTATAGGCAGCACTTTCGGTTTCTTTTctcaagtttatgcaaatttgagtagATATTGCATGAAATAAGTTTCACTTTAGACATTTTATGCGCATGCATttatatcagccaccctgctctctagatatcggtatctgCCATTGGAAtaacccatattggtcgaccactaaaaTGGACTCTTCAAGTAGATACAATCGGCAAAGTGTCATTTTAACAGGGTAaacaacaatgcaaaaaatggCTTAAAACATGTCTATTTAGGCAGAGGTTTTTCTCTAAAAACAGCCTAGAATAGTGAAAGCCGACTATTGAAATGGATGAGTAACTAATAGTAAACAGTAATAGTAAATAGTGGACAGGATTTGTTTAGCCAAATAACGGCTATGCTCACTATCATGCCATTAAGAAGCTGTTTCATTGCACATTTAGGGTCAAAGTTGGTGCCGTTCTGGAGTTGGCTGCAGATGGGACAGGATCTAGTCTTTATCAGACTGCGTTACCTCACTGGTGCCTGGAAGCTGGAGTCTGACAGAAAAACCCAGTAGCCCTTGTTACAGCTAATGTGCTGTTCTGACAGTGGCTTGTGAGGGCCAACGATTAATCGACAGCCCACTGCCACAAATGAAATGTACTGTGTATGCAATCCGTGAACAGCATTACCATTTTATCATTACTGACTGTGCCGTGACCACATAAGGGGATTGTTCATGTATTATTTctctgttattttattactgttccATGTTTCTTTTTTCTGGTTTGAAAAGGGCAGATGATTCTTGGCCAAATAAAAAAACCAATCAGTTAAGTGGCATTTCTGCATTTacaatacatttgaaaatataatgcagaaaCAGAAGGAGCCAATGATGCAGTTTTTACACttcacttaaagggacagttcacccaaaaatgaaaattatctcattatttactcaccctaatgctattccagatgtgtatgactgtctttcttctgctgaacacaaagatttttaaagaatttttcagctctgtaggtccatacagtgccagtgaatgggtgccaaaatgcatataaaacagCATAGAAGCAAtctataagactctagtggtttaatccatatcttcagaagctatatgatcagtgtgtgggtgagagaaaaaaaaatcaacatttaagtctgtttttaccataaattctagttcctgcccagtaggtggcgatttgcacaaacaatgcaaatcgccaaatacaaaagaagaagaatgtaaaagtgaaagtggagagtgaccgtaaaaaaggacttaaatattcaactgtttctcacccacaaaaatcattttgcttcagaagacatgtatttaaccactggagtcttctggattacttttatgctgtgtttatgtgcattttggaacttcacaattttggcacccattcacttgcattgtatggacctacagagctgaaatatttttttaaaaatcttaatttgtgtttaggagaagaaagtaagtcatactccTCTGAGATGGCATAATtctgagaattttaatttttgggtgaattatccctttaaatttgatcaaggttttttttttttttttaagagaataaTGCCTTTTAAACAAGAACAAATGGCTGTTTGTGAAATAAGATCATTAAAGGCCTGCTCTCTGCAAAGTAATTTTGATTTATGTGCGATATCAAATAAACATTACTGGGCCTTAATGAATTGCAGTTCCAACAGAAATGTTGGTGTGGATGTTAAAAATCATTGCCACTCAAATCAAATTTTCACTCGAGCATGTTTGGTTTAAAAAGTCAGTGAAAGCGTATGGTCCATGGTTTGGCATGTACTCATGGCTTTGTAATGTGGCTTACTCAATGGGCTGCTCTGCACCCTGGGGAGAGTATCCTGTTTGTCTCCTGTCTGGCTCTCCTCTAGGAAGTCATTTGTTCTTATTCAGCTCATTTATCTTCTCAGTCAGGGACTATGTGAATGTTTTATATTGTGATAGACTATTTTAAAGTAAGTAATTTAAGCATCTGTCGATATATTGTATTTTTCCATTCACTAAGTCTTAAATTACTGACTTGTCTCTATATTTAAGTGATCTTGTACACCTTGATGGGATAGGATGCGGTGTTTGCGGTGTCTTTTTATTGGACACTAATTCCCCTGCCAGACTCATTTGATCAAAGAGCGCACTAAATATGCGGGCTGTCATTATTGGGAGTATTGTTACGTTTCCCTGCAGTTGTTGTAAGCTGTGAAAATGTCAAACTTCTAGACTCTCTGTCGCCATCCTGGCTTGCGTCATTAACTGGACAAGTCACTGTACGCACACAATCGAACTGTATCCATCCGCACTGAGGAGCGCGGGAGAAATAGGTCTATCGATAAAGCTCTCTGGCGCTCGGCCAATATTGCACTCTGTTTTGATTTTTACTATGGTAGCTACCTTGCACCCACCCTGTTTAACTTGACTTATTTCAGGGCTAAAAAGTATAACAGGTAATGTGTTTTTACTTACAAAGTATGCGGCACGTAAACATTTCAATAAAACACCTGGGATTTGTTTCCCGTACTTGATCGAAATTAAGTTGACgtttcttattttaattttgcACTCCAAGTGATGATAACTGCAAAAAATGACTGACCGGCACATTAATTAGTGCCCAGACAATTACTTTAACTTTGCGGTGCCAAAAATGTGCATCCGATCCTTAAAAATGATAGTATCTGTGCGCGCTTGTCATCTGATCCTCAAAGTAATTAAAAGCAAAACTCTGCTGCCCACAATGACCTGTTTTCTCTCTGTGAGTGAGTCTCAGTCTGGGCTTTTGAATGGGATGATGATCCCTCTGTGTGTCAGACGTCCTGGGAGAGTTCCAGGGCTGCGGATGAATTCCGCACGAAGGCGCTGAGGCTCCAGTCTGGCTGACGCCGCGCGCTCTGTGCTGTCGGAGCGTCCAAACACACGCGCTGCTGGACACCTCCAATCTGGAGCGCGCGCGACTGTCTCGCGGAATTATTTGACTGCGCGGAATACTATTGGGCTCGTCGGACAAAGGTAAATAATAAAACAGCCGTTTTTGATATCACACCTGACATTATGTAGAATGTATTcaatgcttaaatcttaaaagTTTTATAAATTgcaggaaaaaaagaaaggagGGGGAGCGCATGACAagtgtctgtatgtgtttttatttCCGCTTGTAGGCTACTCTCCTGACACTTTATTTTTCCTCCATGATAAACTTGTTGCTTCTTTTCATCTACGCTGAGCGCATACCGCTGGAGGCGGAGTAACATTGAGATTGTTTATAATGCCACTTGCTGTGCAATGATGCTCATAGAGTGGTACATTGTgacagtgatatatatatatatatatatatatatatatatatatatatatatatatatatataaataatggctCAATGGAACATTTGAACAATTTAACGTTCGTGGAAAGGATATGTATGTGTGCGTTTGCGGGGGAGTTAGGTGATTAAAGCCTATCTCAGCACTCAGACTGAGAGACGCCAGATTCATAAGAACACCCTGCCTTTAAGAACTGAGCAGATACATTCTGCCTCcattgatctgtctgtctctgcctatttcatttgaacatttcatgCAATGCTATTAGACCTTTCATGTGATCTCACTTATCTAATATCATTATTTGATTTAGTTTAGGATGTGTTAACACCTCTAAAATCAAATGGGATAATATTTTCAGAAACTCATCATTTGCCTTGTCCAGTCAAAAATGGAAGCAAAACATCTCTGGTTTCAGATGCTCAAACAGCATTGATTTTAGCAGAACTTTTTACGCATCAGAAAGCTTTGAAAGGAAAGGGAGAGGACGAATAGGTGAGGTCCAGTGAGTTATACAGTAGAACCTGTTGACAGCAACAATAACTCAGCAATACTGTCTGTTCTACTGAAATCCAAGCAATCTCAGAAGCAAACTCTGATGTCGAGTATCGAATTCCAGTCCAAGATTTGTCCATGAAAATTCATTTTCCTAAAAGTCTATTTTAGAACCATGATGATTTTTGGCTTTGTGACAATTTtattgacaattaagcacattttctctcCCATTCCTCATTACCGTAATGTAAAGAAATCTAATTCtcgttactgtaatgcaaaaaatttatgatacattatttaaattgttttaatcaatcatttaaacataattgtatttgttgcactgccttTAATGTAtactcatttaaataaaataataattataaatacagttGTTTTTATGGAGGTACCAAGATttctaagctccaaaaagcacttaaaggcagcataaaaataatccataaaagaCTCTGCAAAATCCGTGTCtgcaaatccatatcttcataagcaacatgatagttgtgggtgagaaacagatcaatgtttaagtccttttttctataaattctcctccctgcccagaaggtggcaatatgcacaaagaatgtgaattgccaaaaacaaaagaagaagaaagtgaaagtggagatttatagtataaaaaggacttaaataatgatctgtttctcatccacacctatcatatcacttctgaagacattgattaaaccactggagtcttattgattacttttatgctgcctttatgtgctttt of the Myxocyprinus asiaticus isolate MX2 ecotype Aquarium Trade chromosome 42, UBuf_Myxa_2, whole genome shotgun sequence genome contains:
- the alg5 gene encoding dolichyl-phosphate beta-glucosyltransferase; amino-acid sequence: MDCCLCEILQCLLILALIALLLVVVIAHVSAKMVDQTRHEKEKYFNTAEGKKESFPSLLEPHSLELSVVVPSYNEELRLPVMMDEAMEYLEKRQKKNPSFTYEVIVVDDGSEDSTTEVALRYTKKYGAQKVRVLTLVKNRGKGGAVRMGTLSCRGRLILMADADGATKFADIEKVEAGLQSISPKPENMAISCGSRAHLEKESVAQRSMFRTFLMYGFHFLVWFFCVRGIKDTQCGFKLFTREAALKTFSSLHVERWAFDVELLFIAQCFKIPIAEVAVNWMEIEGSKLVPFWSWLQMGQDLVFIRLRYLTGAWKLESDRKTQ